The following proteins are co-located in the Pyricularia oryzae 70-15 chromosome 1, whole genome shotgun sequence genome:
- a CDS encoding UDP-glucuronosyl/UDP-glucosyltransferase: MTSAESRADGSTAKRPYLVLCTTMSTGHFSPTLQIADYMIQRGFEATIITDASHRQHVEAVGARYVELPVFMPSPEAMEERKALKTGFEAMIWGLTEVVVKRMPLHYGTLRDTLAALRREVPGREVVVIHDVVFLGANPLASGAPLPEGFTKRPPIINLNLVPLQIPSVDVGPFGLALPPDSSESGRARNKALTHVYNLPQGPFGPFTRDFRAMMESLGAVAPADDAFTAITMNPDVMLQACSPSLEYPRSDLPANIKFIGCLPCKTPAPTWQYPEWWSEVVGAAGPQRKRIVGVAQGTVALDYNKLAVPAMQGLAGRDDVLVVVVLGVKGATLPEGTVVPANARVVDVLPYEALLPHLDVWVINSGYGGFTQGVMHGVPMLLAGDTEDKAEVSMRGEWAGVGYNLRTGSPTPEQVAEGVSHVLANPGYKKRVMEIREENMAMKSLETVERYVWELAGGISI, from the coding sequence ATGACCTCAGCTGAGAGCAGGGCCGATGGCAGCACCGCCAAGCGGCCGTATCTCGTATTATGCACGACCATGTCCACCGGGCATTTCTCGCCAACATTACAGATCGCCGATTACATGATCCAACGCGGGTTCGAGGCAACCATCATCACGGACGCGTCGCACAGGCAGCATGTGGAGGCCGTGGGCGCCCGGTACGTGGAGCTGCCGGTATTTATGCCGTCGCCCGAGGCTATGGAAGAGCGCAAGGCGCTGAAGACGGGCTTCGAGGCCATGATATGGGGCCTCACGGAGGTGGTGGTCAAGCGCATGCCGCTCCACTACGGGACTCTGCGTGACACGCTGGCCGCGCTGCGACGGGAGGTGCCAGGGCgcgaggtggtggtgatcCACGACGTGGTGTTCCTGGGCGCAAATCCGCTGGCTTCGGGGGCGCCGCTGCCCGAGGGGTTCACGAAGCGGCCGCCCATAATCAACCTCAACCTCGTGCCACTGCAGATACCCAGCGTCGACGTCGGGCCCTTTGGGCTCGCCCTGCCGCCCGACTCGAGCGAGTCCGGCCGCGCGCGGAACAAGGCGCTGACGCATGTGTACAACCTCCCCCAGGGCCCCTTTGGCCCCTTCACCAGGGACTTCCGCGCCATGATGGAGTCCCTGGGGGCGGTGGCGCCGGCAGACGACGCCTTCACCGCCATCACCATGAACCCGGACGTCATGCTGCAGGCCTGTTCGCCAAGCCTTGAGTACCCGCGGTCGGACCTCCCCGCCAACATCAAATTCATCGGCTGCCTGCCGTGCAAAACCCCCGCCCCCACCTGGCAGTACCCGGAGTGGTGGAGCGAGGtggtcggcgccgccggcccACAGCGCAAGAGGATCGTCGGCGTGGCCCAGGGCACCGTCGCCCTCGACTACAACAAGCTCGCCGTCCCTGCCATGCAGGGGCTGGCGGGCCGGGATGACGTCTTGGTCGTCGTCGTGCTGGGCGTCAAGGGGGcgaccctgcccgagggAACCGTCGTCCCAGCCAACGCCAGGGTGGTGGACGTCCTGCCCTACGAAGCACTGCTCCCGCACCTGGACGTATGGGTGATAAATTCCGGCTATGGCGGCTTCACCCAGGGCGTCATGCACGGCGTTCCCATGTTGCTGGCTGGCGACACCGAAGACAAGGCCGAGGTGTCGATGCGCGGCGAGTGGGCCGGTGTCGGATACAACCTGAGGACGGGATCTCCGACGCCAGAACAGGTGGCCGAGGGTGTCAGCCACGTGCTGGCAAATCCAGGCTACAAGAAGAGGGTCATGGAGATCAGGGAGGAGAACATGGCCATGAAGAGCTTGGAGACGGTGGAGAGGTATGTTTGGGAGCTGGCCGGGGGGATTTCAATTTGA
- a CDS encoding 4-coumarate-CoA ligase 2 has translation MGARDTQVFPPLFDAKRYCKAPSNTAKCQKARDAPDSIPLEEFMCNEEYGRRPFAKSRNPFTCGLTGRTYTPAELFLRSTHLARALARRTAWGPNDDLTPWDKVVAVFSVNTIDYILPIYATHRLNGIATAANAVYTAGELEHQLRSAGAGVLFTCAQLLDIALQAADAVGMARDRVFLLPTVQGAPETPFPTVEELIDEGRGLAPLEPLRWVSGQGKRQVAFITYSSGTSGLPKAVLISHHNVISNVVAHVAYDSVGRRIHGIETEVELGLVPMSHTYGLLVVSHTATWRGDEVIVLPKFEIKSYLDAIQTFRIQRLLVVPPIIVAMLHRRELCAQYDLSSVRFVFCGAAPLGQETVVRLAREYPAWTVGQAYGMTEAAVIVTNTSEHDVLNGSSGSLLPGTRAKIIDPLTREEITSYNSPGELWIQATAETFVYDSDGRWLRSGDEVCMAISPQGYEHLFVIDRIKELIKVKGQQVAPAELEAHILTHPAVADVAVTQTSDPWAGEVPKAFVVVEAPEYKDLPPGEIENMVVGYVAEHKAPYKWIKGGVEIVDTIPKSPSGKILRRLLRDRERTKAGSEGGKKSFRPEIQWPK, from the exons ATGGGCGCCCGAGATACGCAAGTATTCCCTCCCCTTTTTGACGCAAAAAGATACTGCAAGGCCCCATCTAACACGGCAAAATGCCAAAAAGCCCGAGACGCGCCCGACTCGATCCCGCTGGAGGAATTCATGTGCAACGAAGAGTACGGGCGCCGGCCCTTTGCCAAATCACGCAACCCGTTCACCTGCGGCCTGACCGGCAGGACTTACACGCCGGCGGAGCTGTTCCTCCGTTCCACCCACCTCGCGCGGGCCCTGGCACGCCGCACTGCCTGGGGCCCAAACGACGACCTGACGCCGTGGGACAAGGTGGTGGCGGTGTTTTCCGTCAACACGATCGACTACATCCTCCCGATATACGCCACCCACCGCCTGAACGGCATCGCCACCGCGGCAAACGCCGTCTACACGGCAGGGGAGCTGGAGCACCAGCTCCgcagcgccggcgccggcgtccTTTTTACGTGCGCACAGCTGCTGGACATTGCGCTGCAGGCGGCCGACGCGGTCGGCATGGCGCGAGACCGCGTGTTCCTGCTGCCCACGGTCCAGGGCGCCCCCGAGACACCATTCCCCACCGTCGAGGAGCTCATCGACGAGGGGAGAGGCCTGGCGCCGCTGGAGCCGCTGAGGTGGGTCAGCGGTCAAGGGAAAAGACAAGTGGCTTTCATCACCTACAGCAGCGGGACGTCGGGCCTCCCAAAGGCCGTCTTGATATCGCACCACAACGTGATCTCCAACGTTGTGGCGCACGTCGCCTATGATTCTGTCGGTCGGAGGATCCACGGGATCGAGACCGAAGTCGAGCTCGGCCTCGTGCCCATGAGCCATACCTACGGGCTTTTGGTGGTCTCGCACACGGCGACCTGGCGCGGCGACGAGGTTATTGTTTTGCCCAAGTTTGAGATAAAATCCTACCTGGACGCGATCCAAACCTTTCGGATTCAGCGGTTGCTGGTTGTGCCGCCGATAATCGTTGCTATGCTGCACCGACGCGAGCTGTGCGCCCAGTACGACTTATCGAGTGTGCGTTTTGTGTTTTGCGGAGCCGCTCCTCTCGGCCAGGAAACGGTTGTCCGTCTGGCCAGAGAATATCCAGCCTGGACGGTAGGCCAAGCCTACGGCATGACGGAAGCCGCCGTTATTGTCACCAATACGAGTGAGCACGACGTGCTGAACGGCTCGTCTGGGTCTTTACTGCCGGGAACCCGTGCCAAAATTATTGATCCTTTAACCAGGGAGGAAATCACCTCGTACAATAGTCCGGGTGAACTTTGGATTCAG GCGACGGCAGAAACATTTGTTTACGACTCCGACGGGCGTTGGTTGAGATCCGGTGACGAAGTATGCATGGCGATTTCACCCCAGGGATACGAACACCTTTTCGTCATCGACCGCATCAAAGAGCTCATCAAGGTCAAAGGCCAGCAGGTTGCGCCGGCTGAGCTGGAAGCGCACATCTTGACACACCCTGCCGTCGCCGACGTCGCCGTCACCCAAACATCCGACCCGTGGGCGGGTGAAGTACCCAAGGCCTTTGTCGTAGTCGAGGCGCCAGAGTATAAAGACTTGCCGCCCGGTGAAATCGAGAACATGGTTGTCGGGTACGTGGCTGAGCACAAGGCTCCGTATAAGTGGATCAAGGGCGGCGTGGAAATTGTTGATACTATCCCCAAAAGTCCGAGCGGGAAGATTTTAAGGAGGCTGTTGAGGGACCGAGAAAGGACAAAGGCTGGGTCGgaaggagggaaaaaaagtttcAGGCCCGAGATCCAATGGCCGAAATGA
- a CDS encoding S-methyl-5-thioribose-1-phosphate isomerase: protein MSSLQAIRYSGGTTPKLEVLDQLRLPHENHYDEISTCEEAFDCIKSMRVRGAPAIAIVAALALAVELQLANSSTNQTPNEYIAFIDSKLDYLKGSRPTAVDLSNAITLLKSSIRQVDLAATKANENILAAYVQAAENILAKDLQTNISIGSFGAAWLESQLDVTSDHKVSVLTHCNTGSLATSGHGTALGIIRSLQERKTLHHAFCTETRPYNQGSRLTAFELVYEGIPSTLITDSMAAALFALKKEQFNIGAVIVGADRVVRNGDTANKVGTYGLAVLARHHGIKFVVAAPTTSIDLETTTGTGIKIEERKKEELTQISGALVGQDGKVDPSNTARVATADQRIDVWNPAFDVTPHDLIDAIVTEQGVVVKQDGKFDFSQVMPGTWAKVVRE from the exons ATGTCCAGTTTGCAAGCAATCCGGTACTCGGGCGGAACAACACCGAAGCTTGAGGTCCTTGACCAGCTTCGACTTCCCCACGAAAACCACTATGACGAGATTTCGACATGCGAGGAGGCGTTTGACTGCATAAAGTCGATGAGAGTTCGAG GAGCCCCGGCCATAGCTATCGTGGCCGCCTTGGCTCTTGCTGTTGAGCTGCAGCTCGCGAATTCttcga CCAACCAAACCCCCAATGAGTACATCGCCTTCATCGACTCAAAACTCGACTATCTAAAAGGTAGCCGTCCTACAGCTGTGGACTTGAGCAACGCAATTACGCTGCTTAAAAGCTCAATCCGCCAAGTAGACTTGGCTGCTACCAAGGCCAATGAGAACATTCTTGCCGCCTATGTTCAGGCCGCTGAGAATATCCTGGCAAAAGATCTCCAAACCAACATATCTATCGGATCATTTGGTGCGGCATGGCTCGAGTCTCAGCTGGATGTAACCTCCGACCACAAAGTCTCTGTGTTGACACACTGCAACACCGGCTCCTTGGCGACATCTGGCCATGGCACCGCCCTGGGTATCATTCGCTCCCTCCAGGAGAGGAAGACGCTTCACCATGCGTTTTGCACTGAGACCAGGCCTTACAATCAGGGCAGCAGGTTGACTGCGTTTGAGCTCGTGTATGAGGGCATCCCAAGCACACTGATCACCGACTCCATGGCTGCAGCACTTTTTGCGCTCAAAAAAGAACAGTTCAACATCGGGGCTGTCATCGTCGGTGCAGACCGTGTAGTGCGGAACGGTGACACTGCCAACAAGGTGGGCACTTACGGGCTTGCCGTCCTGGCTCGTCACCATGGCATTAAGTTTGTTGTGGCAGCGCCCACGACGAGCATAGACCTCGAAACGACCACGGGTACGGGTATCAAGATTGAGGAAAGGAAGAAGGAAGAGTTGACGCAGATCTCTGGTGCTCTTGTTGGCCAAGACGGGAAAGTTGATCCTTCCAATACTGCCAGGGTCGCGACGGCAGACCAGCGAATAGATGTGTGGAATCCTGCGTTTGACGTCACTCCCCATGACTTGATCGATGCGATTGTGACAGAGCAAGGAGTGGTCGTGAAACAGGATGGCAAGTTTGACTTTAGTCAAGTTATGCCCGGAACTTGGGCAAAGGTGGTGAGAGAATGA
- a CDS encoding acetylornithine deacetylase, producing the protein MDARLISSLIWLLLSFQATSLQLIKHATQDSSGPGSLHHDLKIDSQQPLSIQSESPPYRSRLVDLHRSLVEISSTTGHEAEVGTFLSHYLESHGFDVKQQSLPMREDAQASNYKPKRFNIIARPSAAHSSTAWNPRLLITSHIDVVPPYIPYSIDADPSDATDETIIRGRGSADAKGSVASQIIAVEELVHRKLIHPEDVMLLYVVGEEVDGAGMKRFSDSLEDPSKQFHGFESVIFGEPTENKLACGHKGIIACTITATGKAGHSGYPWSGESANEMLMRALVRILDTDLGSSDEYGNTTINVGTLAGGIAFNVIPEFAQSNISARVAIGPQDSGHIAVRHKIEAILAKENADHLSIKCGLGYGVVTCDCNIEGFQTTTVNYGTDIPNLKGNHRRYLYGPGSILVAHSDDEQLTVGDLETAVEAYQKIILHDLST; encoded by the exons ATGGATGCAAGGCTAATTTCTTCTCTGATATGGTTGCTTCTATCGTTCCAGGCAACAAGCTTACAACTAATTAAACATGCGACGCAAGATTCGTCCGGCCCAGGGTCGTTACATCATGATCTCAAGATAGATAGCCAGCAGCCTCTCAGCATTCAATCTGAGAGTCCTCCTTATCGTTCCCGGCTTGTCGATTTGCATCGCTCTCTTGTGGAGATATCATCCACAACAGGACACGAGGCCGAAGTAGGGACTTTCCTCTCCCACTACCTGGAAAGTCACGGGTTCGATGTAAAGCAGCAAAGTCTCCCCATGCGGGAGGACGCCCAGGCCTCCAATTACAAGCCCAAGCGCTTCAACATCATCGCTCGTCCGTCTGCAGCTCACAGTAGCACAGCCTGGAACCCTCGCCTGCTCATCACTTCGCATATTGATGTGGTGCCACCTTACATCCCTTACTCCATTGACGCTGACCCATCAGACGCTACGGACGAGACGATAATCCGCGGGCGCGGCAGTGCGGATGCCAAGGGCAGTGTGGCATCACAGATCATCGCCGTGGAGGAACTTGTCCACAGAAAGCTCATCCACCCCGAGGACGTGATGCTTTTGTACGTCGTGGGCGAGGAGGTGGATGGCGCAGGGATGAAGCGTTTCTCCGACTCGCTGGAGGACCCAAGCAAGCAATTTCATGGATTCGAGTCGGTCATCTTTGGAGAACCCACAGAAAACAAACTTGCATGTGGCCACAAGGGCATTATAGCCTGTACCATTACCGCCACCGGCAAAGCAGGACACTCTGGCTACCCCTGGTCGGGTGAAAGTGCCAATGAGATGCTGATGCGAGCTTTGGTGAGAATACTCGATACCGACCTTGGGAGCAGCGACGAGTATGGAAACACTACTATCAACGTGGGTACCCTCGCTGGCGGTATTGCATTCAATGTGATTCCAGAATTTGCCCAGTCAAATATCTCGGCTCGTGTAGCAATTGGTCCGCAAGACTCGGGCCACATTGCCGTTCGCCATAAAATCGAGGCAATACTGGCAAAAGAAAATGCAGATCATCTCAGTATTAAATGTGGGCTCGGGTACGGCGTCGTAACTTGCGACTGCAATATCGAAG GTTTCCAGACGACTACGGTTAATTATGGCACTGATATCCCAAATCTAAAGGGCAACCACAGGAGATACCTTTATGGACCAGGTAGCATCTTGGTCGCACACTCCGACGACGAACAACTTACTGTGGGCGACCTCGAAACTGCTGTCGAAGCATATCAAAAGATCATTTTACACGATTTGAGTACTTGA
- a CDS encoding CAMK/CAMKL protein kinase — MQSARGKPDPGRKAKLANSYQALLDEFSNKELKTVGNYALGRLIGKGSFGKVYLASHKLINGSKVVLKSAKKDDSNLAREIHHHRQFVHPHIARLYEVIVTETMVWLVLEYCPGDELYNYLLKHGKLPVTKVQKTFTQLVGAVTYVHMQSCVHRDLKLENILLDKHENVKLVDFGFTREYEGKSNHLQTFCGTICYSAPEMLKGEKYAGEKVDVWSLGVILYALLCGELPFDEDDDDDTRRRILSEEPKYPDHIPPDALSLLQSLLSKRPFRRPELGEILNHPFLADHAPNQLTILQAQQPAAFSTALDKDVLQRMRSAGVNMDAVIESVLSQRCDSLAGWWTLLTEKEQRKMLRRERKRKEKEENRISRRLSTTSSRLERLATVGEEWTGSSSQFVKLGDPPPPRTRGRTERRSAHYPDLRIPDFPGLKDVNNVNAGLSPDGEIPPPPIDKDSIRSASSSRHRRPIPPPKEGVLRSARSRGSTLHLVTTSDAFGGGSSGGSVGVGEEGSQGHEGSQQKVRKKPSQVIVAHWRNWTHWIIENTRRNRHSGRRGSHSTPNLLERVGKSGNKDAKSKDASPRPQTSKYPAAANSSSQTNVSGLPKGVVANGFGSKTTASGALASPTGGTTSGPTVPPILTAPTNTYPHQRVVSGGSGSAAYKRQSLSPSPLTPRSALRRSSAGTAGLRGRKSTSSSVSSVRSMHHRHHSHSKASSTSSNGSVSTNMSKATMHATRSPHHSVKVLPATPTMTGFPSNIRLVRGGPNDAMSSGSPMQAPGSPNPFGIGSSVTFAKRKRNLFKGPMLAFGGSNGSGTRSSSAGSHSRSASANGLGRRSGEITIQEENEEDFASGNDDIEEVESFTPVIRRPGERVEEIFEEDEAGEKPEDKGNNGTEEALDNQGKEGCDLMVAQPISPISLSAPTLGDGERRDLR; from the exons ATGCAGTCGGCCAGGGGAAAGCCCGATCCGGGAAGGAAGGCAAAA CTTGCCAACTCTTACCAGGCACTTCTCGA TGAATTCTCTAACAAGGAACTCAAGACCGTGGGCAACTACGCGCTTGGTCGACTGATTGGCAAAGGCTCCTTCGGAAAGGTCTACCTTGCCTCGCATAAGCTCATCAACGGGTCCAAG GTTGTCCTCAAGTCTGCCAAGAAAGATGATTCAAATCTTGCCCGTGAGATACACCACCACCGGCAATTTGTGCACCCGCACATTGCGCGGCTATACGAGGTTATTGTTACCGAAACAATGGTGTGGCTGGTTCTCGAATACTGCCCCGGCGATGAACTCTACAACTATCTACTTAAGCACGGGAAGCTGCCGGTGACAAAGGTCCAGAAGACTTTCACCCAGCTCGTCGGGGCCGTTACATACGTTCACATGCAGTCTTGTGTTCACCGCGACCTGAAGCTCGAGAATATTCTACTGGACAAGCACGAGAATGTCAAACTGGTGGATTTTGGCTTCACTAGAGAGTACGAGGGCAAATCAAACCATTTGCAGACCTTCTGCGGGACTATCTGCTATTCTGCGCCCGAGATGCTGAAGGGCGAAAAGTACGCGGGCGAGAAGGTTGATGTTTGGAGCCTTGGCGTTATTCTCTATGCGCTTTTGTGCGGAGAGCTTCCAtttgacgaagacgacgacgacgacacacGGCGACGTATTCTATCAGAAGAGCCGAAATATCCCGATCATATTCCTCCAGATGCGCTATCACTTCTCCAATCTCTGCTCTCCAAGAGACCTTTTCGACGGCCGGAACTTGGCGAGATTCTGAATCATCCTTTCCTCGCCGACCATGCTCCCAACCAACTGACGATTCTGCAGGCGCAGCAACCAGCCGCTTTTTCGACAGCTCTAGACAAGGATGTCCTCCAGCGCATGCGCAGCGCTGGTGTCAACATGGATGCTGTGATAGAGTCTGTCCTGTCGCAGAGATGTGATTCGCTTGCCGGGTGGTGGACCCTCCTCACGGAAAAGGAGCAAAGAAAGATGTTGCGAAGAGAAAGGAAgcgcaaggagaaggaggaaaACCGTATATCACGTCGCTTGTCGACCACCTCCAGCAGGCTTGAGCGCCTGGCTACTGTCGGGGAAGAATGGACGGGTTCCAGTAGTCAGTTCGTCAAGCTCGGCGACCCGCCCCCGCCGAGGACCAGGGGCAGGACAGAGCGCAGAAGTGCACACTATCCGGACCTTCGCATCCCAGACTTTCCCGGCCTCAAGGATGTAAACAATGTGAATGCAGGTCTGAGTCCCGACGGCGAGATACCTCCACCGCCAATCGACAAAGATTCCATTAGGTCGGCAAGTTCTTCACGTCATAGACGGCCGATCCCTCCCCCGAAGGAGGGCGTCCTGCGAAGCGCGCGGTCTAGAGGGTCGACACTCCACTTGGTGACGACCAGCGATGcctttggcggcggcagcagcggtgGATCGGTCGGGGTTGGTGAAGAAGGCTCGCAAGGCCACGAGGGCTCCCAACAGAAGGTGAGGAAGAAACCTTCACAGGTCATCGTGGCACATTGGAGGAACTGGACCCACTGGATCATCGAGAACACGAGACGCAACAGGCATTCAGGCCGTAGGGGAAGTCATTCTACACCGAATTTACTGGAAAGGGTTGGTAAGTCTGGGAACAAGGATGCCAAGTCCAAGGATGCCAGTCCTAGACCACAAACCAGCAAATATCCGGCGGCGGCCAACTCTTCCTCACAAACCAACGTTTCTGGCCTTCCCAAGGGCGTGGTAGCCAATGGTTTTGGTTCCAAGACTACCGCTTCTGGGGCGCTGGCATCACCGACAGGGGGTACAACCTCGGGCCCGACTGTGCCTCCAATTCTTACTGCTCCAACAAATACGTATCCGCATCAAAGGGTTGTTAGCGGCGGAAGCGGGTCTGCAGCTTATAAGAGACAGTCACTCTCCCCATCACCGCTCACGCCTCGCTCAGCACTCAGAAGATCATCGGCGGGCACAGCAGGACTCCGCGGCCGCAAGTCCACCTCCTCATCTGTCTCTTCTGTGCGTTCTATGCATCACCGCCACCACTCTCACTCAAAAGCCAGCTCCACCAGCTCCAACGGATCTGTGTCTACCAACATGTCCAAGGCCACCATGCACGCGACGCGGTCGCCTCACCACTCGGTCAAAGTACTACCTGCTACACCGACGATGACTGGCTTCCCAAGCAACATCAGACTCGTCCGAGGAGGCCCCAATGACGCCATGTCGAGTGGTTCACCGATGCAGGCGCCGGGATCCCCGAACCCCTTCGGAATAGGGTCGTCCGTGACGTTTGCCAAGCGGAAGCGCAACCTCTTCAAGGGGCCGATGCTCGCTTTCGGTGGAAGCAATGGCAGTGGTACAAGGAGTTCGAGTGCCGGGTCGCACTCCCGGTCTGCCAGTGCAAACGGTCTCGGACGAAGAAGTGGCGAGATCACGATCCAAGAGGAGAACGAGGAAGACTTTGCGTCTGGAAATGACGATATCGAAGAGGTTGAATCTTTCACGCCTGTTATCCGTCGGCCGGGTGAGCGGGTCGAGGAGATTTTTGAGGAAGACGAGGCGGGCGAAAAGCCTGAAGACAAGGGTAACAACGGCACCGAGGAGGCCTTGGACAATCAGGGCAAGGAGGGCTGCGACCTGATGGTGGCACAGCCCATCAGCCCAATCTCGCTCAGCGCGCCGACTTTGGGCGATGGCGAGCGAAGGGATCTCCGCTGA